CGGAGCGCTTTGGCTGCGAGCGCGTCTCCGTGGGCATCGTCCGGGGCAATCACGCCACGGTGCTTGCGATCTCCCACAGCGCGAGCTTCGGCAAGGACATGAACCTCGTGCGCCTCATCGGCGAGGCGATGGACGAGGCGATTGACCAGCGCGCGCTGGTGCAGGTGCCCGCGCCGCCGGGGTCGCTGGTCGCCAGCCGGATGCATGAGCAGCTGATGCGGGGCCATGGCGCCGCGACGGTGCTGACCGTGCCGATGCCGCTGCGCGATGGCTTCATCGGGGCGATCACGCTGGAGAGGTCGGGGAGTGACGCCTTCGCCGCCGAGGATGTGCGGCTGATCGACCTGTTGGCCACTGCGCTTGCACCGATCATTGAGGAAAAGCGGCTGAATGACCGGCCGCTGGCGGTCAAGGCCTGGGATGCGCTGCTGGCGGAGATCGGCAGGTTCACCGGGCCGCGCCATGCCCTGCGCAAGGCGTTTGCGGCGGGGGCTGTGCTTCTCCTGCTGCTCTTCACCTTCTGGTATGGCAGCTACCGCGCGACAGCCGATGCGCTGATCGAGGGGCGGGTGCAGCGTGCCATGACGGCCGGCTTCGACGGTTTCCTGCGCGAAGCTCCGGTGCGGGCCGGCGACCAAGTGCGCGAGGGCGACGAACTCGCGCGGCTCGACGATCGTGAACTGGTGCTGGAGCGGCTCCGCTGGGCGACGGAACGCCAGCGGCTCGCTTTCGAGTATGAGCGCGCCCTAGGCGAGCGCAACCGCAGCGAACTGCGCCTGCTGACCAATCAAATCGAGCAGGCCGATGCGCAAATTCAGCTGATCGATGCCCAGATACAGCGGGCCCGGATCACCGCGCCCTTCGATGGGTTGATCGTGTCCGGTGATCATTCCCAATCCATCGGCGCGGCGGTGCAGCGTGGGCAGGTACTGTTCGAGGTCATCCCCGACGGTGGCTACCGCATCGTGCTGCATGTGGATGAGACGCAGCTTGGCGAACTGCGGCCCGGGCAGAAGGGTGAACTTGTGCTCGCCGCCCTGCCGGGAGAAACCTTCCCTTTGACGCTCGCCCGCATCACCTCGGTCGCCGAGGCGGCGGAGGGACGCAACCGTTTCCGGGTCGAGGCGACGCCCGACGGCGCCACGCAGGAGCTGCGGCCGGGCATGCGTGGTGTCGCCAAGATCGAGGTCGGCGAGCGCCGGGTTATCTGGATCTGGTTGCGCAGCGCCATCGATTGGATGCGTCTCGCGCTCTGGCGCTGGATTCCCTGATCAGGCAGGGCATTCATGGCCGTTTCCCACCACAGCCCCTCCTGGTACCGCGTCTGCGGGCTGCGCCCTCGGCTGCGCGCGCATGTGCAGATCCACCGGCAGAGCTTCCGCGGTACCGTCTGGCATGTCGTGCAGGACACCCAGTCGGGTCGGTTCCACCGCCTGTCGACAGCCGCCTATCACCTTGTCTGCCTGATGGATGGGAGACGGACGGTTGAGGAGATATGGCTCGCCGTGTGCGAGCGGATGGGCGCCCAGCAGCCAACGCAGGAGGACGTGGTGCGGCTGCTCTCCCTGCTGCACGCTGCCGACCTGACGACTGGCGGCACTGCGCCTCATCTCGACGATCTCACCGAGCGCGAGCGTGCCAAGAGCCGTCAGGACATGTGGTCCCGGGTGCGCAATCCGCTGGCGATCCG
Above is a window of Ancylobacter sp. WKF20 DNA encoding:
- a CDS encoding HlyD family efflux transporter periplasmic adaptor subunit, with the protein product MLHSLPRDRHGPEAFAESEGWQLLGAEAGTRALSDVTQLRPWLEAWLSLQCALIGDVAAATVTLDAAVGVSVSVFWPPGSRASYPVEAAASVRTRTRGMVKDEAEDGAGAATVLLAFPLMLDGQAFGGVALRLEPRSPEALRLAMRHMQWGVAWLREWQAGGRLDALRAGDSAGRALLDLLAAALEPHGLKASVRSLAIELAERFGCERVSVGIVRGNHATVLAISHSASFGKDMNLVRLIGEAMDEAIDQRALVQVPAPPGSLVASRMHEQLMRGHGAATVLTVPMPLRDGFIGAITLERSGSDAFAAEDVRLIDLLATALAPIIEEKRLNDRPLAVKAWDALLAEIGRFTGPRHALRKAFAAGAVLLLLLFTFWYGSYRATADALIEGRVQRAMTAGFDGFLREAPVRAGDQVREGDELARLDDRELVLERLRWATERQRLAFEYERALGERNRSELRLLTNQIEQADAQIQLIDAQIQRARITAPFDGLIVSGDHSQSIGAAVQRGQVLFEVIPDGGYRIVLHVDETQLGELRPGQKGELVLAALPGETFPLTLARITSVAEAAEGRNRFRVEATPDGATQELRPGMRGVAKIEVGERRVIWIWLRSAIDWMRLALWRWIP